The Pseudomonas orientalis genome contains a region encoding:
- the minC gene encoding septum site-determining protein MinC: MSQTEPLDQDPVFQLKGSMLAITVLELARNDLDALDRQLAAKVALAPNFFNNAPLVLALDKLPAGQGVIDLPGLMRVCRSHGLRTLAIRASRIEDIAAAIAIELPVLPPSGARERPLEPLVGEEKKKPEKPPEPLIRPTKIITSPVRGGQQIYAQGGDLVVVSSVSPGAELLADGNIHVYGPMRGRALAGIKGDTKARIFCQQLTAELVSIAGQYKVSEDLRRDPLWGASVQVNLSGDVLNIIRL, from the coding sequence ATGAGCCAAACCGAACCGCTAGACCAAGATCCCGTGTTCCAGCTGAAAGGCAGCATGCTCGCCATTACCGTGCTGGAACTGGCCCGCAACGACCTTGATGCCCTTGACCGCCAACTGGCCGCCAAGGTCGCCCTGGCGCCGAATTTTTTCAACAATGCCCCGCTGGTACTGGCCCTGGACAAACTGCCAGCAGGCCAGGGCGTCATCGACCTGCCCGGCCTGATGCGCGTGTGCCGCTCCCATGGCCTGCGTACCCTGGCCATTCGCGCCAGCCGCATCGAAGACATTGCCGCGGCCATCGCTATTGAACTGCCAGTATTGCCGCCGTCCGGTGCGCGCGAGCGTCCGCTCGAACCATTGGTCGGTGAAGAGAAGAAAAAACCGGAAAAACCACCTGAACCCTTGATCCGGCCTACAAAGATCATCACCTCGCCCGTACGCGGCGGACAGCAGATTTACGCCCAGGGCGGCGACCTTGTGGTGGTCTCCTCGGTCAGCCCCGGCGCGGAACTTCTTGCCGACGGCAACATCCATGTATACGGCCCGATGCGCGGCCGCGCCCTGGCCGGCATCAAGGGTGATACCAAAGCGCGTATTTTCTGCCAGCAGTTGACCGCTGAGCTGGTTTCCATCGCGGGTCAGTACAAGGTTTCCGAAGATCTGCGCCGTGATCCGCTATGGGGCGCTTCGGTACAGGTCAACCTGTCGGGCGATGTGTTGAACATCATCCGTCTTTAA
- a CDS encoding lipid A biosynthesis lauroyl acyltransferase — MDRPRFRAVFLHPRFWPLWLGLGLLWLVTQLPYRVLLTIGRLLGAGMYRVAGERRRIAARNLELCFPEKSAKARKRLLKDNFASTGIAFFEMAMSWWWPKPRLARLAHVEGLEHLRQAHLEGKGVILMALHFTTLEIGAALLGQKHTIDGMYREHGNPLFDFIQRRGRERHNLDSLAVERDDVRGMLKLLRAGRAIWYAPDQDYGAKQSIFVPLFGIQAATVTATSKFARLGKALVVPFTQERLADGSGYRLVIHPPLTDFPGETDEIDCLRINQWVEASVRDCPAQYLWTHRRFKSRPPGEPKLYEKRRR, encoded by the coding sequence ATGGATCGCCCGCGTTTTCGAGCTGTATTTCTTCACCCGCGTTTTTGGCCATTATGGCTGGGGCTGGGCCTGTTGTGGCTGGTCACCCAACTGCCGTACCGCGTGCTGCTGACCATTGGTCGCCTGCTGGGCGCCGGCATGTATCGCGTGGCCGGTGAACGTCGCCGCATCGCTGCGCGCAACCTGGAATTGTGTTTCCCGGAAAAATCCGCCAAAGCGCGCAAACGCCTGCTCAAGGACAATTTCGCCTCTACCGGTATCGCGTTTTTCGAGATGGCGATGAGCTGGTGGTGGCCCAAGCCGCGTCTGGCGCGCCTGGCCCATGTCGAGGGCCTGGAGCATCTGAGGCAAGCGCATCTGGAAGGCAAGGGCGTCATTCTGATGGCCCTGCATTTCACCACCCTTGAAATCGGCGCTGCCCTGCTCGGGCAGAAGCACACCATCGATGGCATGTACCGCGAACACGGTAACCCGCTGTTCGACTTTATCCAGCGCCGTGGCCGCGAGCGCCACAACCTCGATTCCCTGGCGGTGGAGCGCGACGACGTGCGCGGCATGCTCAAGCTGCTGCGCGCCGGCCGAGCGATCTGGTACGCACCGGACCAGGACTACGGCGCCAAGCAAAGTATCTTCGTGCCGCTGTTCGGTATCCAGGCCGCCACGGTAACGGCCACCAGCAAGTTCGCGCGCCTGGGCAAGGCCCTGGTGGTGCCGTTCACCCAGGAACGCCTGGCCGATGGCAGTGGTTACCGCCTGGTGATCCATCCACCGTTGACCGATTTCCCGGGGGAAACCGACGAAATCGACTGCCTGCGCATCAACCAATGGGTCGAAGCCTCGGTGCGCGACTGCCCCGCGCAATACCTGTGGACCCACCGGCGCTTCAAGAGCCGGCCACCGGGTGAACCCAAGCTGTACGAAAAACGCCGTCGATAA